In bacterium, one DNA window encodes the following:
- a CDS encoding transglycosylase SLT domain-containing protein yields MSPGRTLALTIVLFSVAASASPLVDPFVEDLRVGRCRTIDDVVSEDGWPAGLFEPAHWSEAWSGSWRRAATDPGAFLQSAPGLLSCFATDGEALAWLADRLRVWEQRDSLARNDRASLPSALWEEVLTKRALDQAGGGDPQGAFATIGTLLTVLPAGAVDDLERFVWSLRRNALGESLGHAARPDVFWPELLALGPYDCDSGWAVWSRHRRHLGLPLLPAAPVDSRTVLFLARLHDPGLTSRDIDRSPYDPALRAALGAAVLPTSSLRRHFGLYPDPPVDAQLQEHWLSGRWRLLGHTADAAEKLAALPGIAPEHRAGYLRRAADKQASAGYWGSVVTNLRAAQLAAERSGKRSVIERVRLEIERVVALTAHKGMYRASAVLGELLAEGSTGRSGGRSGDAADVVGAGRAAPLSTPPVYAGQSAARCRTWLAWARLGVRLAEDAGGSEPHWRAYVSALNQVIAEEGANSPPGPAVRQAVSAAMGAAPWRERALDWALASAMVQCAAGALPSSETPLIELVARAGSDLEKHLLLGLALQIDDARGQLAAVVNLKRPGLSPDESLLLLYPVPADPFVEDLLREGGVDPALVLAVARNESLFDPAVRSRSGALGWLQIMPFHYPGRGYHDGEVVWRRLSASLAAGLDQLGASIRRYDGDPYRMMAAYNAGPSAVKRWDVQLGEGAPPAVFLAWIGYPETRRYVEKVLIDRQIYAWILRGAEGMQQSAPVSR; encoded by the coding sequence ATGAGCCCTGGACGGACCCTGGCCCTGACGATCGTCCTGTTCTCCGTGGCGGCATCGGCCTCGCCGCTGGTCGACCCGTTCGTCGAGGATCTGCGCGTGGGTCGTTGCCGCACGATCGATGACGTCGTGAGCGAGGACGGCTGGCCCGCTGGCCTGTTCGAGCCCGCCCACTGGTCCGAGGCGTGGAGCGGCTCCTGGCGGCGGGCTGCAACCGATCCGGGGGCATTCCTGCAGAGCGCCCCCGGGCTCCTGTCCTGCTTCGCCACCGACGGGGAAGCGCTCGCCTGGCTGGCGGATCGGCTCCGGGTCTGGGAACAGCGTGACAGCCTGGCACGAAACGACCGCGCGAGCCTGCCGTCGGCGCTGTGGGAAGAGGTGCTGACCAAACGAGCGCTCGACCAGGCCGGCGGCGGCGATCCCCAAGGCGCGTTCGCCACGATTGGCACCCTGTTGACGGTCCTGCCAGCCGGCGCCGTCGACGACCTGGAACGTTTCGTCTGGTCGCTTCGCCGGAACGCCCTGGGCGAAAGTCTCGGTCACGCGGCCCGGCCAGACGTTTTCTGGCCCGAGCTGCTCGCACTAGGACCCTACGACTGCGACTCGGGCTGGGCCGTCTGGTCGCGACACCGCAGGCACCTGGGACTTCCGTTGTTGCCCGCCGCGCCCGTGGATTCCCGCACAGTCCTGTTCCTGGCGCGTCTGCACGATCCGGGTCTCACGTCCCGGGACATCGACCGCAGTCCCTACGATCCGGCGCTGCGCGCAGCTCTAGGTGCCGCCGTCCTGCCCACGTCATCCTTGAGAAGACACTTCGGCCTGTACCCGGATCCACCTGTCGATGCGCAACTCCAGGAGCATTGGTTGAGCGGCCGCTGGCGCTTGCTCGGCCATACGGCCGACGCGGCCGAGAAGCTGGCGGCTCTGCCGGGCATTGCCCCCGAGCATCGGGCGGGTTATCTGCGCCGAGCGGCCGACAAGCAGGCTTCGGCCGGTTACTGGGGCAGCGTGGTGACGAATCTGCGGGCCGCGCAACTGGCGGCGGAACGCAGCGGCAAGCGCAGCGTCATCGAGCGGGTGCGCCTCGAGATCGAGCGCGTCGTCGCACTCACCGCGCACAAGGGGATGTACCGCGCCTCTGCGGTCCTGGGGGAGCTCCTGGCGGAGGGCAGCACCGGCAGGAGCGGAGGCCGGAGCGGGGACGCCGCCGATGTCGTCGGGGCCGGCCGCGCCGCGCCCTTGTCCACGCCGCCGGTCTACGCAGGCCAATCCGCGGCCCGGTGCCGGACCTGGCTGGCCTGGGCCCGGCTCGGGGTGCGCCTGGCAGAGGATGCCGGCGGGTCCGAACCCCACTGGCGCGCGTACGTCAGCGCCTTGAACCAGGTGATCGCGGAGGAGGGAGCGAACTCGCCGCCTGGGCCTGCGGTCCGGCAAGCCGTCAGCGCCGCCATGGGCGCCGCGCCCTGGCGCGAACGGGCCCTCGACTGGGCGCTGGCCAGCGCCATGGTCCAATGCGCCGCCGGCGCCCTCCCGTCGTCGGAGACGCCGCTGATCGAACTGGTGGCCCGTGCGGGCTCGGATCTCGAGAAGCATCTTCTGCTCGGACTGGCCCTGCAGATCGACGACGCCCGGGGTCAGCTCGCGGCCGTCGTGAACCTCAAGCGTCCAGGCCTCTCGCCCGACGAGAGCCTGCTCCTGCTCTACCCTGTGCCCGCGGATCCCTTCGTGGAGGACTTGCTGCGCGAGGGCGGCGTCGATCCGGCGCTGGTCCTGGCGGTCGCGCGCAACGAATCGCTCTTCGATCCCGCGGTCCGCTCGCGCTCCGGCGCCCTGGGCTGGCTGCAGATCATGCCGTTCCACTATCCGGGACGCGGCTACCACGACGGCGAGGTCGTCTGGAGGAGGCTGTCCGCTTCCCTCGCGGCCGGTCTGGATCAGCTGGGTGCAAGCATCCGCCGCTACGACGGCGATCCCTACCGCATGATGGCGGCCTACAATGCCGGACCGTCCGCCGTCAAACGCTGGGACGTCCAGCTGGGCGAAGGGGCGCCGCCGGCGGTGTTCCTGGCCTGGATCGGCTATCCCGAAACCCGGCGCTACGTCGAAAAGGTGTTGATCGACCGTCAGATCTATGCCTGGATACTGCGTGGGGCCGAAGGCATGCAGCAATCGGCTCCTGTGTCGCGCTGA
- the secA gene encoding preprotein translocase subunit SecA, producing MVFANLLEKLFCQKSQRDFKKLRPLLDEVKAAREPLAALDDDALRAKTGEFRRRLADGETTDDLLPEAFGTVCEACRRLAERKAAWPVWERETVWDMVPYDVQIVGGIVLHQGKIAEMATGEGKTLVAIMPLYLNSLTGRGAHLVTVNDYLARRDAEWMGGVLEFLGVSVRYIINAMTPDERREAYNADITYGTNNEFGFDYLRDNMSVRREHLVQRDFHYAIVDEVDSVLIDEARTPLIISGAVDKSTHRFEELNPRVERLVRQQNRLVNEWLGQVEKTFRGATEDGDAVAIDPETALALLRVAHGAPKNKRFRRLAQLPGVLDAINRTEEGFMRDKAMWEADETLLYVVEEKHNSVDLTEQGREILAAEEPDFFVLPDLAVNVGEIQENNSLSAAEKTEAIEKVERAYATKNELISNVDQLLRAYTLYEKDDEYVVMDGKIQIVDEFTGRLMPGRRFSEGLHQALEAKEGVKVEKETQTLATVTLQNFFRMYEKLAGMTGTAVTEEAEFGQIYDLEVVEIPTNEPVRRQDQEDVVFRSKKEKYNAIVEEVERLHALGLPVLVGTTTVEVSELISRLLKRRGINHNVLNAKHHKSEAEVVAEAGRKGAVTIATNMAGRGTDIKIAMASLLGLPPGSGYDKETAEVAGEPAGLHIIGTERHESRRIDRQLRGRAGRQGDPGASVFFLSLEDDLMRLFNSEQLIKIMDRLGVGEGEVITHPMVTKAIERAAQRVEGHNFGIRKHLIEYDDVVNKQREVIYALRREILLGDDISDLVQEDVLSVVHALAEKRADPNQANDYWEFDELAQEFQSLFLTPLPITGEERLHIGHTALRESLSEAALDKYREKETRLTPDVMRQLERFVKLQVIDEHWKDHLNQLVMLRSGIGLRSYAQKDPLVEYKAESFHMFQDLMDTIEHDSVRLLMRAELVQRPEPPAAHTQQLEAKKAEMGYLGGQPPAGETPGVPPPAGAAAPVPGRPQQTVRKQPKVSRNEPCPCGSGKKYKKCCGL from the coding sequence ATGGTGTTCGCCAACCTCCTCGAGAAGCTGTTCTGCCAGAAGTCGCAGCGCGACTTCAAGAAGCTCCGACCCTTGCTGGATGAAGTGAAGGCCGCCCGCGAACCGCTCGCGGCCCTCGATGACGATGCCCTGCGCGCCAAGACCGGCGAGTTCCGCCGCCGCCTCGCCGACGGGGAGACGACGGACGACCTCCTGCCCGAGGCCTTCGGCACGGTCTGTGAAGCCTGTCGCCGTCTGGCGGAGCGCAAGGCCGCGTGGCCGGTCTGGGAACGCGAGACCGTCTGGGACATGGTGCCTTACGACGTGCAGATCGTCGGCGGGATCGTCTTGCATCAGGGCAAGATCGCCGAGATGGCCACCGGCGAGGGCAAGACCCTGGTGGCGATCATGCCGCTGTACCTGAACTCCCTGACCGGCCGGGGAGCCCACCTCGTCACGGTCAACGACTACCTGGCGCGACGCGACGCGGAATGGATGGGCGGCGTGCTCGAGTTCCTGGGCGTGAGCGTGCGCTACATCATCAACGCCATGACTCCGGACGAGCGCCGGGAGGCCTACAACGCCGACATCACCTACGGCACCAACAACGAGTTCGGCTTCGACTACCTGCGCGACAACATGTCCGTGCGCAGGGAACATCTCGTCCAGCGCGACTTCCATTACGCCATCGTGGACGAGGTGGATTCCGTCCTGATCGACGAGGCCCGCACGCCCCTGATCATCTCGGGCGCCGTGGACAAATCGACGCATCGCTTCGAAGAGCTCAACCCCCGCGTCGAGCGTCTCGTGAGGCAGCAGAACCGCCTGGTGAACGAGTGGCTGGGCCAGGTCGAGAAGACGTTCCGGGGAGCCACCGAGGACGGCGACGCGGTCGCGATCGATCCGGAGACGGCCCTCGCGCTGCTGCGCGTCGCACACGGCGCGCCGAAGAACAAGCGTTTCCGTCGCCTGGCCCAGCTGCCCGGCGTTCTCGATGCGATCAACCGTACCGAGGAAGGATTCATGCGCGACAAGGCGATGTGGGAGGCGGACGAGACCCTGCTCTACGTCGTCGAGGAGAAGCATAATTCGGTCGATCTGACCGAACAGGGACGCGAGATTCTGGCCGCCGAAGAACCAGATTTCTTCGTCCTGCCCGACCTGGCCGTGAACGTGGGGGAGATCCAGGAGAACAACAGCCTGTCCGCAGCGGAGAAGACGGAGGCCATCGAGAAGGTGGAGCGGGCCTACGCGACCAAGAACGAGTTGATCAGCAACGTGGACCAGCTCCTGCGCGCCTACACCCTGTACGAGAAGGACGACGAGTACGTCGTCATGGACGGCAAGATCCAGATCGTCGACGAGTTCACCGGCCGCCTGATGCCGGGACGGCGCTTCAGCGAGGGCCTGCACCAGGCCCTGGAGGCCAAGGAGGGCGTCAAGGTCGAGAAGGAGACCCAGACGCTGGCCACCGTCACGCTGCAGAACTTCTTCCGCATGTACGAGAAGCTGGCCGGCATGACAGGCACGGCCGTCACCGAGGAGGCCGAGTTCGGACAGATCTACGACCTGGAGGTCGTGGAGATCCCCACCAACGAACCCGTGCGCCGCCAGGACCAGGAAGACGTGGTGTTCCGCTCCAAGAAGGAGAAGTACAACGCCATCGTGGAGGAGGTCGAGCGGCTGCACGCGCTGGGGCTGCCGGTGCTGGTGGGAACCACCACGGTGGAGGTCAGCGAGCTGATCAGCCGCCTGCTCAAGCGACGCGGCATCAACCACAACGTCCTGAACGCCAAGCACCACAAGAGCGAGGCAGAGGTGGTCGCCGAAGCGGGACGCAAGGGCGCCGTGACCATCGCCACCAACATGGCGGGCCGCGGCACCGACATCAAGATCGCCATGGCCAGCCTGCTCGGCTTGCCACCCGGCAGCGGCTACGACAAGGAGACCGCGGAGGTGGCGGGAGAGCCCGCCGGCCTGCACATCATCGGCACCGAGAGGCACGAGAGCCGTCGCATCGACCGCCAGCTGCGCGGCCGCGCGGGCCGCCAGGGCGATCCCGGCGCTTCCGTCTTCTTCCTGTCGCTCGAGGACGACCTGATGCGGCTGTTCAACTCGGAGCAGCTGATCAAGATCATGGACCGCCTGGGCGTCGGGGAGGGCGAAGTCATCACGCACCCGATGGTCACCAAGGCCATCGAGCGCGCCGCCCAGCGCGTCGAGGGCCACAACTTCGGCATCCGCAAGCACCTCATCGAATACGACGACGTCGTCAACAAGCAACGCGAAGTCATCTACGCCCTGCGGCGCGAGATCCTGCTCGGCGACGACATTTCCGATCTGGTGCAGGAGGATGTCCTGAGCGTCGTGCACGCCCTGGCGGAAAAACGCGCCGATCCGAACCAGGCCAACGATTACTGGGAATTCGACGAGCTCGCGCAGGAATTCCAGAGCCTCTTCCTCACGCCCCTGCCCATCACCGGCGAGGAGCGCCTGCACATCGGGCACACGGCGCTGCGGGAGAGTCTGTCGGAAGCCGCCCTCGACAAGTACCGCGAGAAGGAGACCCGCCTCACTCCCGACGTGATGCGCCAGCTGGAGCGTTTCGTCAAGCTGCAGGTCATCGACGAGCACTGGAAGGACCACCTCAACCAGCTCGTGATGCTCCGCAGCGGCATCGGTCTGCGTTCCTACGCACAGAAGGATCCGCTGGTGGAATACAAGGCGGAGTCGTTCCACATGTTCCAGGATCTGATGGACACCATCGAGCACGACAGCGTGCGCCTGTTGATGCGGGCCGAACTCGTCCAGCGTCCCGAGCCGCCCGCCGCTCATACCCAGCAGCTGGAGGCCAAGAAGGCCGAGATGGGCTACCTCGGCGGGCAACCTCCCGCCGGGGAGACGCCGGGAGTCCCGCCGCCCGCCGGCGCCGCGGCTCCCGTGCCGGGACGACCGCAACAGACGGTGCGCAAGCAGCCCAAGGTGTCGCGCAACGAACCTTGCCCATGCGGAAGCGGCAAGAAGTACAAGAAGTGCTGTGGCCTCTGA
- a CDS encoding DUF494 domain-containing protein codes for MNRFSDKVRQLLIHMLHDDEPAMHLYGGNGGIRHFDALEQQALSSEARGYLLELSRRGEIPNEQRELIIHYASQLGGAPLERVDVEELLDHLIFAFPDEEDSPGCSHVPRPH; via the coding sequence TTGAACAGATTCAGCGACAAGGTTCGACAACTGTTGATCCACATGCTCCATGACGACGAACCGGCCATGCACCTGTACGGCGGCAACGGCGGCATTCGGCACTTCGACGCTTTGGAGCAGCAGGCGCTGTCCTCGGAGGCGCGCGGCTACCTGCTGGAATTGAGCCGTCGCGGCGAGATACCCAACGAGCAGAGGGAGCTGATCATCCACTACGCCTCGCAGCTGGGCGGCGCGCCCCTCGAGCGGGTGGACGTCGAGGAACTCCTGGACCATCTCATCTTCGCCTTCCCCGACGAGGAAGATTCGCCGGGTTGCAGCCACGTTCCGCGTCCGCATTGA
- the topA gene encoding type I DNA topoisomerase, which translates to MKLIIVESPAKARTIEKFLGDEYSVEASYGHIRDLPSSAAEIPAALRKRSWARLGVNVDEDYGPIYVIGRESKQHVASLRKQMRAADELLLATDEDREGEAISWHVLEVLKPKVPVKRITFHEITRTAIAKALETPRDVNLSVVSAQEGRRILDRLFGYSLSPVLWKKVRTKLSAGRVQSVALRLIVELEEARLRFREAEYWDLEATLSAGGNPFVARLTELDGNRVAAGKDFDPDTGRLLKASLAHLDEATATALARDSASSLPWRVGSVTRKETRKRPSPPFITSTLQQAASSRLGMSPRRAMQVAQRLYEGVDLGGSREGLITYMRTDSLNMSEESLAAAAEFIRAEFGTEYTAGPRRYRTQAKSAQEAHEAIRPTNMLRTPDAMSRYLGKDELALYRLIWQRAIASQMADAILDRTTIDLQASTGGRDLVFRATGSVVRFPGFYRVAGSSAQDSLLPEIGEGEEIGDDASEISLAGVKPQRHVTAPPARFTEASLIKRLEEEGIGRPSTYAPTISTIQQREYAVKKKGALLPTYVGMAVIHLLRRHFSHYIDLKFTARMEEGLDDIAAGKLDRRAFLDSFYKGDDAGEEGLSRAIERELPGIEYPDIPLGVDSRTGKELRVRIGRNYVYVQCGDGDEAQRATLPVDLLIDELTPERAADLLEARDRSRVPIGSDPESGLPIFVLIGPYGPYLQLGEVVDGGPKPKRVSLGRGTDPSRVDLELALRLLSLPREIGVDPESGKRVRAGLGRYGAYVECDRVFASVESMETLFTVTLDEALERIRNKNRRPVLKEVGPHPATGVALQVLKGRYGPYVTDGKLNASLPKGDDPEDLTVDEALALLASAAKRKKTTRKKTAKKTLKMTARKTARKAPRKKTS; encoded by the coding sequence TTGAAGCTGATCATCGTCGAATCCCCGGCCAAGGCCCGCACCATAGAGAAATTCCTGGGAGACGAATACAGCGTTGAGGCGAGTTACGGTCATATCCGCGACCTGCCCAGTTCGGCGGCGGAGATCCCGGCCGCGCTGCGCAAGCGCAGCTGGGCTCGGCTCGGCGTCAACGTCGACGAGGACTACGGCCCCATCTACGTGATCGGCCGCGAGAGCAAGCAGCACGTCGCGTCCCTGCGCAAGCAGATGCGGGCTGCGGACGAGCTTCTGCTCGCCACCGACGAGGACCGCGAAGGCGAGGCCATCAGCTGGCACGTGCTCGAGGTTCTCAAGCCCAAGGTTCCGGTCAAGCGCATCACCTTCCACGAGATCACGCGCACCGCCATCGCCAAGGCGCTCGAAACGCCCCGCGACGTGAACCTGTCGGTCGTCAGCGCCCAGGAAGGGCGCCGCATCCTCGACCGGCTCTTCGGCTACTCACTCTCGCCGGTGCTCTGGAAGAAGGTGCGGACCAAGCTCAGCGCCGGACGCGTCCAGAGCGTCGCTCTCCGGCTCATCGTGGAACTCGAGGAGGCGCGCCTGCGCTTCCGGGAGGCCGAGTACTGGGACCTGGAGGCGACGCTGAGCGCCGGCGGCAATCCTTTCGTCGCCCGCCTGACCGAGCTCGACGGCAACCGCGTGGCCGCGGGCAAGGATTTCGATCCCGACACCGGCCGGCTGCTCAAGGCCTCGTTGGCTCACCTGGACGAGGCGACGGCCACCGCCCTCGCGCGCGACAGCGCATCGTCGCTCCCCTGGCGCGTGGGTTCCGTCACGCGCAAGGAGACGCGCAAGCGTCCTTCGCCGCCCTTCATCACTTCCACCCTGCAGCAGGCCGCAAGCTCCCGCCTGGGCATGTCGCCGCGGCGTGCCATGCAGGTGGCTCAGCGTCTCTACGAGGGCGTCGATCTGGGCGGTTCCCGCGAGGGTCTGATCACCTACATGCGCACCGACTCCCTGAACATGAGCGAGGAGTCGCTCGCGGCGGCGGCGGAGTTCATCCGGGCCGAGTTCGGCACCGAGTACACCGCCGGTCCGCGCCGCTACCGCACGCAGGCGAAGTCGGCCCAGGAGGCCCACGAGGCCATCAGGCCCACCAACATGCTGCGCACGCCCGACGCGATGTCGCGGTATCTCGGCAAGGACGAACTCGCGCTCTACCGCCTCATCTGGCAGCGGGCCATCGCGTCTCAGATGGCCGATGCGATCCTCGATCGCACGACGATAGATCTCCAGGCGTCGACGGGGGGACGGGACCTCGTCTTCCGCGCCACCGGCTCGGTCGTGCGCTTCCCCGGCTTCTATCGCGTCGCCGGCTCTTCGGCACAGGACAGCCTGCTTCCCGAGATCGGCGAGGGCGAGGAGATCGGGGACGACGCCAGCGAGATCTCCCTGGCCGGCGTGAAGCCCCAGCGCCACGTCACCGCGCCGCCCGCGCGCTTCACCGAGGCCTCCCTCATCAAGCGGCTGGAGGAGGAGGGGATCGGTCGCCCCTCCACGTATGCCCCGACCATTTCCACCATCCAGCAGCGTGAATACGCCGTGAAGAAGAAGGGAGCCTTGCTGCCCACGTACGTCGGCATGGCAGTGATCCATCTCCTGCGCCGGCATTTCTCGCATTACATCGATCTGAAGTTCACCGCCCGCATGGAGGAGGGCCTCGACGACATAGCCGCCGGAAAGCTGGACCGCCGCGCATTCCTGGACAGCTTCTACAAGGGGGACGACGCGGGGGAAGAAGGTCTCAGCCGGGCCATCGAGCGTGAACTGCCCGGCATCGAGTATCCCGACATCCCCCTGGGCGTTGATTCCCGGACCGGCAAGGAGCTGCGCGTGCGCATCGGGCGCAACTACGTCTACGTGCAATGCGGCGATGGCGATGAGGCGCAGCGTGCCACCCTGCCCGTGGACCTCTTGATCGACGAGTTGACGCCGGAACGCGCGGCGGACCTCCTGGAGGCCCGGGACAGGTCCCGTGTACCCATCGGCAGCGATCCGGAATCCGGCCTGCCCATCTTCGTGTTGATCGGGCCCTACGGCCCCTACCTGCAGCTCGGCGAAGTCGTCGATGGCGGCCCCAAGCCGAAGCGCGTCAGTCTCGGCCGCGGCACGGACCCGTCCCGGGTAGATCTGGAACTCGCCCTGCGGCTCCTGTCCCTGCCGCGCGAGATCGGCGTCGATCCGGAATCGGGAAAACGCGTCCGTGCCGGGCTCGGACGCTACGGGGCCTACGTGGAGTGCGACCGGGTCTTCGCCAGCGTCGAGTCGATGGAGACGCTCTTCACCGTCACCCTCGACGAGGCTCTCGAGCGCATCCGGAACAAGAACCGCCGCCCGGTCCTCAAGGAAGTCGGTCCTCATCCCGCCACCGGAGTCGCCCTGCAGGTCCTCAAGGGACGGTACGGTCCCTACGTGACCGACGGCAAGCTCAACGCCTCGTTGCCGAAGGGAGATGATCCGGAGGATCTGACGGTGGACGAGGCGCTCGCGCTGCTGGCTTCCGCGGCCAAGCGCAAGAAGACGACCCGCAAGAAGACCGCGAAGAAAACCTTGAAGATGACGGCCAGGAAGACGGCCAGGAAAGCGCCGCGGAAGAAGACGTCCTGA